Proteins from one Rosa chinensis cultivar Old Blush chromosome 7, RchiOBHm-V2, whole genome shotgun sequence genomic window:
- the LOC121050604 gene encoding glyceraldehyde-3-phosphate dehydrogenase, cytosolic-like: MFIIGVNHSEYTPDIDAVSIGEPLFHCYAPLAKVINEKLGIALGQWTIVFPDVGPNVVPMRCPSGSPLNNATYAQIKDVIKQESDGELNGILRFRDDQIMSLVTRGPASLMPNLVLQRAIDFSIL, encoded by the exons ATGTTTATAATTGGTGTCAATCACAGTGAGTACACTCCTGATATTGACGCTGTGTCAATTGGTGAACCATTGTTTCACTGCTATGCTCCTCTtgcaaag GTTATCAACGAGAAGCTTGGAATTGCCTTGGGTCAGTGGACCATTGTTTTCCCGGATGTGGGGCCCAACGTTGTTCCTATGAGATGTCCATCTGGATCTCCCCTG AATAATGCAACTTATGCCCAGATCAAAGATGTTATTAA GCAAGAGTCTGATGGAGAGCTCAATGGAATCCTCAGATTCCGCGACGATCAGATTATGTCATTGGTGACAAGAG GTCCTGCATCTTTGATGCCCAATCTGGTACTGCAACGAGCAATAGATTTTTCAATCTTGTAG
- the LOC112176957 gene encoding uncharacterized protein LOC112176957, with protein sequence MDSMEVDGSGPSKTSYAPYVSDAMRHWLRSLKAQDRKKILAYEQKEAEMLALMEKEAGMLARMETARLARLDTAREMETGGPAGGAFGVTSFTNFFPKERASKMLQAWPMLESSLQDFGISSSLNSANNSITVSTTARTKDAYAIDKAQCLLELLSATDVPPSMALETFTGSRQYSLVKIGDICSKYGLQKAQYLQWLERPFHFLEVRSTVYPFHLFLNVDTITAVSAVGDSSTLPRLSPAEYLEICITSILPSVDDIGDEMEESCPLMNEGDLLEASSLYSLLDEKQAKRLQETWTLVESFLKEYGISCSLNVAERHMTFSTKRRTTEPYIIDKAWCLLELLSTTHVPVPVAIDIIDGSVKHDYIKIGFQEGGLCSIHGIKEEEYCKRWNCLRWSLHALSELKGCDLFLNAHTVTAVGTSREVSRLIRLIVEDCIISNVCPATAARNVSDNLFETYRPPETTEDPHVAHMKMKYDGMAEITCFCRLYANATVLEKDWQMLQSCLKDYSNISCTLVANDCGMTVSIVRSIGDSDIVGKAWDLLRLMSASKVPVLLAEMILKGTLQCVFIKTGYDGGLCSKIGIEMRQFYQVLLPRLECILKNAASRAGCKLLFKDETIIVLGKDPAVLNLFEMSARKWLEEHKDDKDDYESRKD encoded by the exons ATGGACAGCATGGAGGTGGACGGTTCCGGCCCTTCAAAGACCTCCTACG CGCCTTATGTATCCGATGCGATGCGCCATTGGTTGAGGTCTCTTAAAGCTCAGGACCGCAAGAAGATATTGGCCTACGAGCAGAAGGAGGCGGAGATGTTGGCCCTCATGGAGAAGGAGGCGGGGATGTTGGCCCGCATGGAGACGGCGAGGTTGGCCCGCCTGGATACGGCGAGGGAGATGGAGACTGGCGGCCCTGCTGGTGGCGCGTTTGGAGTGACCTCTTTCACTAACTTCTTCCCCAAAGAACGAG CATCAAAGATGCTGCAAGCTTGGCCTATGCTGGAATCTTCCTTACAAGACTTTGGCATTTCAAGCTCTCTCAATAgc GCAAACAATTCCATCACCGTTTCAACAACCGCAAGGACTAAGGACGCATATGCTATTGACAAGGCCCAGTGTCTGCTTGAACTTTTGTCTGCAACTGATGTTCCGCCGTCCATG GCATTAGAAACATTCACTGGCAGTAGGCAGTACAGCCTCGTTAAGATCGGGGACATATGCTCAAAATACGGGCTCCAAAAG GCGCAATATCTTCAATGGTTGGAACGCCCCTTCCATTTCCTAGAG GTGCGTTCCACAGTGTATCCCTTTCATCTCTTTCTTAAC GTAGACACAATTACTGCTGTGTCTGCCGTGGGCGATTCATCTACACTACCTCGCCTCAGCCCTGCGGAGTATTTAGAAATTTGCATTACCAGTATTTTGCCTTCAGTGGATGATATTGGGGACGAGATGGAGGAGTCTTGCCCTTTGATGAACGAAGGTGACCTGCTTGAAGCTTCCTCTCTATATTCCTTATTGGATGAAAAACAAG CAAAAAGGTTACAAGAGACTTGGACGTTGGTGGAGTCTTTCTTAAAAGAGTATGGTATTTCATGCTCTCTGAATGTG GCTGAGCGTCACATGACATTCTCAACAAAAAGAAGGACCACAGAACCATATATTATTGACAAGGCTTGGTGTCTTCTTGAACTTTTGTCAACAACTCATGTTCCAGTGCCTGTG GCAATAGATATAATAGATGGCAGCGTGAAACATGATTACATCAAGATTGGTTTTCAAGAAGGTGGGCTTTGCTCAATACATGGGATCAAGGAG GAGGAGTACTGTAAACGATGGAATTGTCTTCGCTGGTCACTACATGCACTTTCAGAACTGAAGGGTTGTGATCTGTTTCTTAAT GCACACACTGTTACTGCTGTGGGGACTTCACGTGAAGTAAGTCGTTTGATCAGGTTGATTGTGGAAGACTGCATCATTTCCAATGTGTGTCCTGCaactgctgccaggaatgtgaGTGATAACTTATTCGAAACATACCGACCACCTGAAACCACAGAGGACCCACACGTCGCGCACATGAAGATGAAGTATGACGGCATGGCTGAGATCACCTGTTTCTGTAGGTTATACGCTAATG CGACCGTGTTGGAAAAAGATTGGCAGATGTTGCAGTCGTGTTTGAAGGATTACAGCAATATTTCATGCACACTGGTTGCG AACGACTGTGGCATGACGGTCTCAATAGTCAGAAGCATTGGGGATTCAGATATTGTTGGGAAGGCTTGGGATCTTCTTCGACTCATGTCAGCAAGTAAAGTTCCGGTTCTTTTG GCAGAGATGATACTGAAAGGCACTCTGCAGTGTGTCTTCATCAAGACTGGGTATGACGGTGGCCTTTGCTCAAAAATTGGGATCGAGATG CGTCAATTTTATCAAGTACTGCTGCCACGTCTTGAGTGCATCTTGAAG AATGCTGCAAGCCGAGCAGGTTGCAAGCTTTTGTTCAAG GATGAAACTATAATTGTGTTGGGGAAAGATCCTGCAGTCTTAAATTTGTTCGAGATGAGTGCACGGAAATGGCTGGAAGAACACAAGGATGATAAGGATGATTATGAAAGTCGCAAAGATTGA